A region of the Stegostoma tigrinum isolate sSteTig4 chromosome 5, sSteTig4.hap1, whole genome shotgun sequence genome:
agacagattcttgctgggcaagggaatcaaaggtttaGGAGTAAAGGGAACGTAGAGTTCAGAGCACAAAGTAACCATGACCTTGATGAATGACCGAGCCGTATTGAAGGGCCCGCATCTACTCATAATTTGTATGCTTGTACGTATAGAGCTTATACATTTTGATTCAGGTGAGAGCACCACCACCAAGCCAGCACTGGAATGGTAATTGAAAGGCATTATTTGCAGTGAATCTATTTTTCTATTTCAGTTACACTGAAAACCATTGTCATTGCAGCTAGTAAAATATCATTCCAGATGTTCAAAATTAACACttgaacttttgtttttgaaataaatgctgcctcctgCAATGCCAATTCACAACACGTGGTTAGCAATTGCTTCGACGTGGATGACTGATGTAATGTTgtaaattttatttcattcaaaaacACAAGTACAGTATGCCATTTGGTTGCCTTGTTCAAGAAGGTATTATAAGACGAAACAATTGCTGAGAGGGAAGAAAAATGAACAGGAGTGATTTTAGCCTGAATCTTCATTCAAAATTACAATTACGATTAgactttcaccatttacactTTCAATTCTCATtcaatgaaaataatttaataatgtatgcaggaagtgtgtttggttgcaaatcctatCGGATCACATGGatagagatagttggaactgcagatgctggagaatctgaggtaacaaggagtagagttggatgaacacagcaggccaagtagcatcagaggagcaggaaggctgacgttctgggcctagatatagatgttatgggaaggatagaaaggagGTCAAGAGAGGAAGgcgagtggtgtttttgattccGGGTAACCCTAAGACTGTGCTTAAGGAAGTGCTGAGAATATTTCCAGGCAAGTTATTTGAGTGGACCtgggaaataagaaagggatgatcaccttactgGGATTGTACTAAAGATTCCTGTcagtagtcagtgggaaattgaaaaataaatttgtaaggagatctcagttatctataAGAATACGAGGGTGGTTATTGTACAGAATTTTAACTgttcaaacatagactgggactgtcatagtgtttagggcttggatggagaagaACTTGTATTTACAAGAAAAGTTTCtgattcaatatgtggatgcacctactagagaaggtgcaaaacttgaccacCTCTTGAGGAAATacggcagggcaggtgactgaggtgtcagtgggggagcactttggggcccgTGATTGTAattgtattagttttaaaatagtgatggaaaagggtaGACCAGATCTaagagttaaagttttaaattgcaggaaagccaattttgacagtattaggcaagggCTTTGAAAAGTTGACTGGGGGAAGATGTTCGCAGTAAGGGGATGGCTAgaaaatgggaagcattcaaaaattAGATAATGAGAATCCAGAGACAGTATATTTCTGTTAGGGTGGAGGGCAAGGTGGTAGGTGCACAGAGtattggatgactagagaaagtgaggttttggtcaagaaaaagaaggaagcacatgtcagttatagacagcagggattgagtgagtCGCCAGAAAGgaataaaggcagtaggagtgtacaaaagagggaaatcaggagagcaaaaatgGGACGTGAGAGCGCTTTGGCAAATAGgcttaaggagaatccaaagagactcTACAGATACATTAAGGATAAGAGTGGCAACGGAAGAGAATAAAGATCAGCAAGACTGCCTacgtgtgggactgcaggagatcggggagatactaaacgagtattttgcatcagtgtttactgtggagaaggatatggaagagagagaatgtggggaaaataaatagtgacatcttgaaaaatgctcatgttacagaggaggtggtgctggacgtcttaaaaatgcataaaggtggataaatccctgggacctgataaGGTGTACCCAAAACTCCGTGAGAagccagggaagtgattgctgagccGCTTGCTAAGATGCTTGTATCGCCAATAGCCACAGGTGTGGTACAAGAAGGGTGGAGGTTcactaacatggtgccactatttacgAAAgctgataaggaaaagccaggcaactatagaccagtgagtctgacgtcAGCGGTGGACAAGTTGTAGGAGGGAATCCtaaaggacaggatttacatgtgtttggaaaggcaaagactggtTGGGGATTGTCAGAATGGCTTTGAGCattggaaatcatgtctcactaacttgattgagattttgaaGTAACggagaggattgatgagggcagagaagtggatgttatctatgtgGACCTCATTAAGGAGTTTtaaaaggttcctcatgatagactggttcgcaaggttagatcacgtggaatacagggagaactagccatttggatagagaactggctcaaaggtagaagatggttgttttacagactggaggctTTTGATCAGTGATGTGCCAGAGGGATTGGCACAGGATCtcgtcatttatacaaataatttggatgtgaacatacgaggtatggttagtaaatttgcagatgacaccagaattgtaggtgtagtggacagtgaagaaggtttctcAATGTGACGGGACTTTAATCagatgggtcagtgggctgagaagtggcagatggggtttaatttagataaatgtgaggtgctgcattttggaaaggcaggacttatacatttagtGGTAAGGTCctaaggagtgttgctgaacaaagagaccttagagtgcaggttcatagttatagactcatacagcatggaaacaaaccctctAGTtgaaccagtccgtgctgaccataattccaaactaaactagtctctcctgcctgctcctggcccatatcccttcaactctttcctatccatgtatctatccaaatgtcttttaaatattataattgtacccacatccaccatttcctcgaagttcattccacatgcaaaccaccttctgtgtgcaaaatttgcctcatgtcttttctaactctttctcctctcgccttaaaaatgtgccccctcgtcttgaaatgccccatcctagggaaaaaaacaACTACCATTAACGCCATCTAtccctgtcattattttataaatttctgtcagGTCATGTCTCAAGctccagactatccagcctttctttataactcaacccttccatacctggcagtatccaggtaaatctcttctgaactctctccagcttaataatatccttcttgtagCTGGGCgcccagaactagacacagtattccagaagcggCCTCATCAAAGTGGAATCCCAGGTAGACCGGGTAGTGAAAAGGGCATTTAGTATACTTGTGgttattggtcagtgcagagAGTATACGGCTTGAATGGTTGTTTTGCAGCGgtataggatattggttaggccacttttagaatactgtattcagttctggtctccccgctaaaggaaggacagtgtgaaacttgaaagggtttgtgGAGTTAGGTGGCAAATCAGTTGAAAGACATGACAGACCCTaagttctaaatgacttaatttctatgtttctgttgtATCAATCTGTCTCTGAATACTCAAGTAAATCATTTTCTTTCTCGATTGGTGTAACATTCCCACATTTCTTCTGTGATGCTTTGTGGTACACTGTAGCCAGGGATATTATTTGTGTGTTCCCTGCAGTTTTTAAGTCTGTAAACTGGTTAAAATTTGGTTTGGTAATGTTCTTTGGCAATGCGTACTGCTCTCACCAAATTGTTTTTGAATTCTTCACTCTGCAGTTCAGTCTGATGAGTTGATTTACCTAGCTCTATTCTCACCAAACTCCACTTGACCAATCAAAATATTAATTGCCTCTTGGTGTAAAACTTCAGCTGTCTAAATGCTGTAGCTTTGGTAAATTTATGGTGGCATAAAAAAATTGCTGAGTAACTATGTTTACAATATAGCTGATATGAAAACAAATTActagagaaacagttaacatttcatgtctaaTAGGATCTTTAGAACAGTTTCTGAAGAGTCACATTGGGCTCAATAGTAAGTCTCTTgatttctccacagatactgcagacctttttaagtttctccagcaatttgtttgatTTCTTATCTCCAGCAACTGCTATTATTAATGCCTATTTTTCAATGAAATGTCAAAATGGATGGAATTAAggtcctaggcctgaaacgtgagcttttccactcctaagatgctgtttggcctgctgtgttcgtccagctctacactttattatctggaattaaggtccTGTTGTATGATATGATATGAAGTGGAATGCTAATCTGCTTTTTTTCGATTTTTGATTAGTGTTTCTAAAAATAATCAGCCAAAAGTTTAAATCATTGAAGCTGCAAAAAAGAAATTACTTTGTAAATATGATTAATTATTTGTTCGTCCTTTTTAGGTAGCCGCAGGGGAATGCAATGAAGATACTGAAGTATACAACATTACTTTGAGCACGGGCGATGAACTTACTCTAATGGGACAAGCTGAAATCCTTTatgccaaaacatcaaaagaaaAGTCCAGACTTAATAATATCTTTAAGAAAATTGGAAAATTGAACTCTATTGGCAAATTTGGACGAGGAAAGATGCCTTGCCTTATTTGCATGAATCACCGGACAAATGAAAGCATTAGCCTTCCTTTCCAGTGTAAAGGCCGATTCAGCACACGTAGTCCCCTTGAGATACAAATGCAAGATGGTGAACACACTATTCGCACCATTGTTGAAAAGACCAGGCTACCAGTCAATGTTACTGTGCCATCTGCTCCTCCACGAAATCCTTACGATCTGCACCTCATTCGAGAGGGTCATCGCTATAAGTTGGTTAATATTCAAACTAAAACTGTTGTGGTGTGCTGTGTACTTCGCAACAACAAAATGATTCCCATGCACTTTCCACTTCATTTAGTTGTGCCAAAGTTTACCTTAGCTGAAGGTCTTCTTAAGGGAGCTATGTGGTATGAGAGTACAGTTCAACATTCGTTCAATGTTTGTCAGGAGCAGTTTGATATTGAAGAATATTCGCGAGCTGTTCGGGATGTAAAGATTGACTGGAATGAAGATTGCAAAAGTCCGAAGAAGACGCAGTGTACTGGGCACAGTCACATGCCTAACTCTCTCAGCTATGCCCGTGAAGAATTGACACAGTCTTTTCATCGACTTTCAGTATGTGTTTACGGAAATAATTTGCATGGAAATAGTGAAGTTAATCTGCATGGTTGCAAAGATCCAAATAATGAGTGGACTCTCTTCTCTCATGAAACCATCCCATCTCAAGATTCTGGAGACAGTGGGAGTGATTATCTGTTACCTGAAGTGACTGAAGAATCTGCTGGAATCCAGTCGTGGTCAGACCTTCCCTATGAAGAGCTCTGGTTAAACCAAAGGACTGGGAGACAGGGTGGACAAGATCTTTGCTGTTTGGGTGAGAGATTGAAATCTGATCAGAGGGGCTCTGGCCACTCTAAATGTCCAGCTGCTGCCACCCTTTCTTCTTCAGGTCCTTTGTCTTCAATTAAACCATCATCTGATGTTTGTCTACCTCCACCTCCAGTGCCTCCAAAGTCTGAAGCTGTAAGTCCTGATCTTAGAGACCGACTGCACAATATTTAGCAAACTTAATGCTGAACCAGTTTTAGAAAGTGGTAAGAGTGTATGAATTCAAAACTAAGAAATAATTAATTGTGACTCATTATTTTACTACCATGagttgcaaaatattaattttcctGCAGTGCTACCTAGACCTGATTTTTCCTTTGCCAGTGATTGATTTTATACAAAATGCTTCTTCGAATTTGGCTGGTGAATGCAGTGTTTCTAAAATATAGCAGATAACAGATCTCTGGTTTTAATAAATATGAAACGTTTGCTAAATCATTATTGGAAGCTTGGAAAATAAGATTTAGTGTTATGTTATTTTTCATTCACATTTACATGACAGCACTGCTTCAGAATCAAATCAAAGTGGAATAATCACTGATCAGTATTGAGTATATTGATTCTTCAAGGGGTATGTTAGTTcaattggctggacagctggcaTTTGCAATGCAGTGAGATACCAACAGCGTGTGTTCAATTCCTCaagtggctgaggttaccatgaaggactttgcttctcaacctctcccgtctcccctcgcctgaggtgtactgaccctcaggttaaaccaccaccatttgtttccccccccccgcccccatcttTTTCTCTCAATGGAGACCAACCCCATAGTTTCccaagactatggcaactttagcTTTACTAAGTCTTCTAATTGAAAAGCATCAGGATGATAATGTTCCTGCTTGGGAGGAAATGTTAACAAAGTTCCTTATCCATCAAACACTCTGAGCATTGATGTGTTTCCTGCTTGATTTTATTGTATGGCTGTTGTTATTTCTCTCTACCACAATGTTTAAATATCTTGCCAATTTCACTGTCCCAAATCGCATGGTGATTAGGTACTTGTTAGCAATTCAAGGGCAGCAGGCATTTCAGATGAGCCCCCACTTTCCTGAGAATGAGGAAGATGTCAGCTTAAAAGTCGAACGCTTGAAATCAAATATCAGTAGGCATCTTGAAATGTCTGTTTTCTTGACAAGCAACTTGATATCGCAACTTTGTTTATTGTTGGTACCGAAAAGAGGGTTAAATTGTTTTATCCAATCTTGTAATGTGTTTAAACTATGTTTATCTGTATAATCTCCTTACACTTGTAAATAGACCCGATTGCTGTAATTTTCACAGCATTTCTAAATATGTTGCTTTGGCTGAATGATTTTGTGACAATATTTAATTGATGTTGTAATTTGTATGCCGTAAATCTATTCCAAAATACACACTCAAATGTTGTtgagaaaatattcaaaatttgAGGACTTGATCTCCAGATGTATGGGACCGTTTGGAACTGCACTAGAGGTCATGGTGGGCCATGTGACGGTTGGCGGGCGGTGAATTAGTGGCAGTAACCACCCCTGTGACCTTAACAATGGGAGCACCGAGGAGAGTACACCAGGTATCACTAGAATATAACCCAAGAATTTTGGGGACAGGGAGAACAATTGGAGTTGAAGTTCAATGTGGTTGGTTTCCAAAGAAGGGTGGGGCAGAATTGGTCTGACAGGATAGTATGAAGTAAAAGGGATATGGAGGCTTTGTGGGGGGTATCTTGGTAACCAGACACTGTCCAGAGTTGGTGTCCAACAGGAGCTGTATTTCCTGCTGTCACCTGGTCTACAGATAGCATAGTGTTACTTGAAAGTGGCAGTTAAGTGAAATAAACCCAGAGTCATGTAGTTTACAAAGACTGATTTTCTTTCTCTACTATCTCAACTTCTCAAGGGTCTGTCACCTGTTCCTTCCACCTTTGCCTCTGATAATGGAAGGAATCCATGGACTACTTTTCTCCTACCAGAATGGTGGGTCATCTGTTTAAACTGCCACTTCTTTCTGCCCTCCTCTACCCTCCTGCCTGATCATGAAGAAAAACCTTCATTCAGGATCTGTATCTTCAGCCATTTTTTCATTACTCTTCCTCTTACTGTTGTGTCTTCTGAGTTGATTGCTGGGATTATCTATTCTCGCAAAACTGCTGATTGTCATCCCTGAACTGCTGATTTTGTAAATGTTTTGTTGTTTTTCAGTTACTACCATAGTGCCCCTTTCCTACAGTCGGCGTTCCGGTCAAAATCCATATTTAACCCTTCAGTCCTTGCAGTCCATGTCCAAGCTCCTCTTATTAAATGGTACTGGAAACCAAATTCATGTTTTTCCTTTCTGAATTTCTACTCTGCCACAACCAAACTGATCTGAGATGTTATGTGACTGTGATGCATTATCCCTCCTTTTCTGCAACCTTCTACAATGCCTGTATTCTGATGTTGATGTGAGTGCTTTATCTATAAATGTACAACCTTCCACATCCTTGCAATGGCTTCactgttataacaaagtgtggagctggatgaacatagcaggccaagcagcatcttgggagcacaaaagctgacattttggtcctacacccttcatcagaaaagggggttggggagaaggttttgaaataaatagggagggggggaagcggatcaaagatggatagaggagaagatgggtggagaggtagggaggggataggtcagcctggggaggatgaacaggtcaagggggcgggatgaggttaggtaggaaatggaggtgcggcttgaggtgggagaaggggataggtgagaagaacaggttaggaaggtggggaatGGCTTCACTGTGTTAGCTGTGTCATGTGAAACACAATCACCTCTGAATCACAATGGTTCTGGGTTCAAATTTTAAGGTGGGAATCTCTGCTGACCGTTCCATTGCAATCTTGAAGGAGTATTGCATTGTATCGATACTACTTTTGGATAAAATGTTAAGCTGTGTTCCCATCTGTGCTCAGATGGATGTAAAACATGTATGGAATTAATTTAAGGAGCGGAGGATCTACTGCTGACATCCTTGCTATGAGTTCCCCCTGTAGCCCACATCACACAAATTGATACATTATCTGGTAATTATCACTGCTATTCATGGGAGTTTTCTATGCATGAAATGGCTGCTATGCATCTTAATCCTAACTCACTAAAGTTTATCTACTacatacaaggcacaagtcaggagtgtgatggaataccacccacttgactggatgactgcagctccaacaacactcaaagttTGATACCACCTAGGTCAAAGCATCCaatccctctaccaccaatgttcagtaacagcatctataagatgtactgcagaagtttgccaaagatccttaaggagcaccttctaaacccttggccacttctgtctagaaggacaaaggtagcagatgtgtgggaacaccattacctacaagttccccttcaagtcattcaccatcctgacttggaaatttattactgttccttcattgttattATGTCACATCCTGGAAATCCTCCATAATGGCATTGTGTgcctacctacagcacacggactgcaatagttcaagaaggcaactacccaccaccttcacaagggcaactaggagctggcaataaatgcagtcccagtgatgcccacattctgcaAAGTGATTAATAAAATTGGTAGTTATACTTCAAAAAGTGCCAATTGCCTATAAAAACATGGTGATCATGGAAGATGCTGTATAGACATATAATTTATTTCCGAACTGTGGCGTGTTTTATACCCAATTCACCTAATTGTTGATGGCTGTGCAGTCAGCTGGGGTTCATGTTTTGATTATACCTCTGTGAGATACTTCAGCATTCTTCTCTTTTTAAACAGTAAACACtcaatccaaaaccagcccagttcatccccttcccccactgcatcccagtccaacctgtctctgcctccctaacctgttcttcctctcacccatcccttcctcccaccccaagccacacctccatttcctacctactaacctcatcccacctccttgacctgtccgtcttccctggactgacctgtcccctccctacctccgcacctatactgtcctctccacctatcatcttttctctccatcttcggtccatctccccctctctccctatttatttcagaaccctcactccatccccctctgtgatgaaggggtctaggcccgaaacgtcagcttttgtgctcctgagatgctgctgggcctgctgtgttcatccagcctcacactttattatcttggattctccagcatctgcagttcccattatcactgatataatgaGTTTCATGGGTTTTGGTTTGCACTCATTAGGCATTATTATTTTAAACTCTAACTAAATTGGTCTAAACTTAAGACTTATTAAAAGTTTCTATACACTGTTAACTAATTTAGAAGTACTTCCAATCATCAATGAGTAGATGCTCAAAAAAATTGAATAATGGGCACACAAAACTTTTGTCAGAAGGATGAGGTGTTTCCTGAAATAAAATAGCAAAGGTGTCAAATTTATGCATTTCACAGCTCACACTACTTTGTTTGTATCTTTAGATGAtctctacaaaaaaaaacaaatacagcATTGTAATTATACAGCTGGTCAACAAGTTTTATGAAGAGAGCATAAAAAAAATTTGCCCTTCATTTATCTGCCCTATTGGGATATTCATTTGGTGGTATAACTGAAAGATGAGTTTTGTCAAGGTGTTTCATCTTGCAAACAGCAGGATGTTTTGCAACAGCTACTTGTGTCAAGGAAAAACAGTATTTACACTGTAAAAGAGGAGTGTGCTGATTGGATAGTAAGTGGACCTTGATTGTAGAGGTGTTGACACAGAATATGCAAGTTGACAGTAACTGCTAAACTTTGTTTCAAAGGTTTAAACCAAACAGATTGATTCTGATTAGTCAACagattgccctgagaaatgaatcagAATAGCTGTCAATCTGTTGTGTTAAGTAGAAACAGGTAAAAGGTGTGTACACGTCCTTACTGACAGCAAAGAATCACACCCTGGATATTGATTATATGCAGCTAATATACACACAAGTGCCAATAAGTATTGATCAAGGAGGTTAGCCCAAGTAAatggagagatggtgcaggagagagggcTTCAGGTTTCTGGGGCACTGGGACCATTTTTGGGAATGATGATACTCATTAAAAATAGGTGGGTTGCATCTGAGCCAGAAATGGGACCAGCATCTTTGTGGACAGATTTGTTAGTGCTATTGAGCAAGTTTAAACCAACGTGCTAAGGGCTATGATCCAGAGAAAATGTTAAACAGTATTTGCCAAAATTAGCAGAGACAGAAAGGAGTCAAGAAGGCATAGACATTaaggaggcacagtggctcagtagttagcactgctgcctctcggtgccaggaacctgggttcaattccatcctcagtcgactgtctgtggagtttgcacattctccaggtGTCTCATGGATTTCCTgtaggtgctgtggtttcctcccacagcccaaaaatgtgtaggttaagtAGATTGTCCCTGGggattgcagggttacagagatagggtaaatggggtgggtctgggtgaaatgctctttagagggttggtgtggaattgatgggtcgaatgacttgcttccacattgtaaggattctacaaGTCAATTGTATGAGACATTGTAGGGAGTTTGGCATGGTTAGGGAAAGGGCAAGAACCTAACAAGGCCCTTGAATTAGGGGCACAGAGTAAGATAGATgtcattgcagtgactgagacagagggggggcaggattggcagctcagtattccagaaTGCAGGGTCTTTGGGCAAACAGgaatgaagtttttttaaaaaaagaataatgGGTGTTGTATTGATAAGAAATGGTTATTGATAAGGGAATTAATTTCAGCAGTAAGGAGGCATGATATTTTAGAAGGCTTCTCAAATGAAGCCATATGGATAGAACTCAAGAACCAAAAGGGAGCAATCAAATTTTGGGCATGTACTATCAGACCCATGACAGTCTGTGagaaatagcagagcagacatGTAACCAATTTCAGATTTTGCAACAGTAATAGCATAATGATAAAGGATTTCAACCTGCCCAACATTAACTGGGGTCACAATgtgaaaggttcagagggaaCAGAGTTCTTAAAATGCATCCAGGTGAATATGTTTTTAAACCAATACATAGAGGGCCATGCAAGAAAGGAGGTAGCCTGAATGTAATTTTAGATAAGAAGTTGGACAAGCGATTGGAATATCAGTGAGGGGAGAAAGCAGTCATTACTCTTTTTTTTTAGATCcaagattgttatggaaaaggtcATAGAGGGGGCTGAAATCAAAAAGTTGGGGGAAGATCAATTTTAATAAGATCGGGTATGATTTGCCAAAGTGGAATGGGAGTAGATAATTTAAGGTGAATCTGTATCAGAGCAGTGAGATGCATTGAAGAAGGTAAGAGGGAGAGTACAAGGCCAGTATGTTCCAATAGATAAAAGATGGGACCAACAAATCCAGTGAACCCTAGATATCGTATAGGATACACAGGATTGAATAAAGAGGAAAAGGGAGGCCAAGGGTTCAAAACAACGGAAGCCCTTGTACAGAATATGCTAAAGAAAACTtaaaaaggaaatcaggaagCAGAAAGGGGGGCCATGAAAAAATAATAGCAGCTAAGATGAAGGAAAATCTTAAGTTATTTtacaaatagattttaaaaaaaacttgggaaTGAGTAGGGCCCATTAAGAACCACAGTAGTAATTTGTGCTTGGAGCTGGAGGATGCAGGTAGAGGTTTAAATGATTATTTTGGGTTGATGTTTACTAGTGACAGGAAGggtgtgaatcatagaatcctcacagtgttgaagtaggccatttggcccgttgactccacaccacccctccaaagagcatgccacccagaccca
Encoded here:
- the garem gene encoding GRB2-associated and regulator of MAPK protein 1 isoform X2, translating into METLSGTKEIEWSGVSRPLDLLVSTYRLPQLVRLESGETVEGIRENDLVLLHSCRQWTTITAHSLEEGHYVIGPKIEIPVHYGGQFKLLEQDRDIKEPVQYFSSVEEVAKAFPERVYVMEEITFNVKVAAGECNEDTEVYNITLSTGDELTLMGQAEILYAKTSKEKSRLNNIFKKIGKLNSIGKFGRGKMPCLICMNHRTNESISLPFQCKGRFSTRSPLEIQMQDGEHTIRTIVEKTRLPVNVTVPSAPPRNPYDLHLIREGHRYKLVNIQTKTVVVCCVLRNNKMIPMHFPLHLVVPKFTLAEGLLKGAMWYESTVQHSFNVCQEQFDIEEYSRAVRDVKIDWNEDCKSPKKTQCTGHSHMPNSLSYAREELTQSFHRLSVCVYGNNLHGNSEVNLHGCKDPNNEWTLFSHETIPSQDSGDSGSDYLLPEVTEESAGIQSWSDLPYEELWLNQRTGRQGGQDLCCLGERLKSDQRGSGHSKCPAAATLSSSGPLSSIKPSSDVCLPPPPVPPKSEAVKEECRLLNAPPIPPRNSKPSSQSPSIPPRQIRQQARSPSPTLSYYSSGLHNIGATENDAPPPNEKHSSVSCYPCNWIDSNALESGAKLPLRSPLLDCPSNRSSWPNQRYGDVDQDGCDFLCEHRSYYSYPRHKMPSTPKNIVPVLFQYGSIECAGGCEEFPINKQQQSKNGKFHFTLTGCPRSTSYSSDGYGEKPLADIVQQSQSCPTLPPRPLKLTEELVGLESRFLPSTIDGAEDKPWICSTDLPDVNFGNKDVYS